A window of Oceaniferula flava contains these coding sequences:
- the ispD gene encoding 2-C-methyl-D-erythritol 4-phosphate cytidylyltransferase — MKFAAIIVAAGSSRRMGFDKLLADFAGKPVLQRSIEAFAACSEVSEIVVVCPEARFDELDVEFSEQLIQRVDGGTDRHDSVASGLAVLAGDTDFIAVHDGARPLISVEQIRKVLQSASEHGAAASARPVTETVKRADEHGMVSAAVSRDDLWLMETPQIFQAELLFKAYRQVQESGARVTDEVSAMELIGQPVKLVTNDSTNPKITYPADIEQAQKHLPAST; from the coding sequence GTGAAATTTGCCGCCATCATCGTCGCCGCTGGATCGAGTCGGCGTATGGGCTTTGACAAACTGCTCGCCGACTTCGCAGGCAAGCCGGTGCTGCAACGCAGCATCGAGGCCTTTGCCGCCTGTTCCGAGGTCAGTGAGATCGTTGTCGTCTGCCCCGAAGCCCGCTTTGATGAACTCGACGTCGAGTTCTCCGAGCAGCTGATTCAGCGTGTCGACGGCGGCACCGACCGCCACGACTCGGTAGCCTCCGGTCTGGCCGTGCTCGCGGGCGACACCGACTTCATCGCGGTGCACGATGGCGCCCGACCATTAATTTCGGTGGAGCAAATCCGCAAGGTTCTGCAATCGGCCAGCGAACACGGTGCGGCCGCCTCGGCGCGCCCGGTCACCGAGACCGTCAAACGTGCCGACGAACATGGCATGGTCTCGGCAGCCGTCAGCCGCGACGACCTCTGGCTGATGGAGACGCCGCAAATTTTCCAAGCCGAGTTACTGTTCAAGGCTTACCGACAAGTGCAGGAATCCGGCGCACGCGTCACCGATGAAGTTTCCGCCATGGAACTCATCGGTCAGCCGGTCAAGCTGGTCACCAACGACAGCACCAACCCAAAAATCACCTACCCGGCTGATATCGAGCAGGCGCAAAAACATCTGCCCGCATCCACGTGA
- a CDS encoding PEP-CTERM sorting domain-containing protein (PEP-CTERM proteins occur, often in large numbers, in the proteomes of bacteria that also encode an exosortase, a predicted intramembrane cysteine proteinase. The presence of a PEP-CTERM domain at a protein's C-terminus predicts cleavage within the sorting domain, followed by covalent anchoring to some some component of the (usually Gram-negative) cell surface. Many PEP-CTERM proteins exhibit an unusual sequence composition that includes large numbers of potential glycosylation sites. Expression of one such protein has been shown restore the ability of a bacterium to form floc, a type of biofilm.), translating into MKIITPFASIGLAVLSLSSVSHAAITVINSDFSAQSLGDNSWAATTVDTIDGWTFTGSTSGSVNILADGEPAVTSNSGKAAGDQYVVFNEGGSATGGTLYQTITGLTIGQQYEVSFEVIEMFNGNNNVARINGDFNSLGSSIGSGVGTDLTIGDGGTVSTFTFTATDAEGVLTFTDASDGTSGIDTGLDNISITAVPEPGSAALLGLGGLALLLRRRK; encoded by the coding sequence ATGAAAATCATCACGCCATTCGCATCCATCGGTTTAGCGGTCTTGTCGCTAAGCAGCGTCTCGCACGCAGCCATCACCGTCATCAACTCAGATTTCAGCGCTCAATCGCTCGGCGACAACAGCTGGGCCGCCACCACTGTCGATACGATCGACGGCTGGACATTCACCGGCTCGACCAGCGGAAGCGTCAATATTTTGGCAGACGGAGAACCCGCAGTCACATCGAACTCAGGAAAAGCAGCTGGCGACCAATACGTCGTCTTCAACGAAGGTGGTTCGGCCACGGGAGGGACGCTCTACCAAACGATCACCGGGCTCACCATTGGGCAGCAGTATGAGGTTTCCTTCGAAGTGATTGAAATGTTCAACGGCAACAACAACGTGGCTCGCATCAATGGCGACTTCAACAGCTTGGGGAGTTCCATTGGCTCGGGTGTCGGCACCGACCTCACCATTGGCGATGGCGGAACGGTCTCTACGTTCACCTTCACAGCCACCGATGCCGAAGGTGTTCTAACCTTCACTGATGCCTCTGACGGGACCTCCGGAATCGACACAGGACTCGACAACATCAGCATCACCGCGGTGCCAGAACCCGGCTCTGCAGCACTTCTCGGCCTAGGCGGACTGGCCTTGCTGTTACGCCGACGCAAGTAA
- a CDS encoding ApaG domain, with product MPKKYQELEGLTVRVDDIVYMPSLDAPADKPHPFVYFITIVNESTERVRILGRKWVVREREGEVCVVEGDGVVGQTPALEPGDDFSYNSYHVIGDDAVASGSFFGTTAEGKKVLAKVPEFKLELPDWA from the coding sequence GTGCCTAAGAAATACCAAGAGCTGGAAGGATTGACCGTGCGTGTGGACGACATCGTCTACATGCCCAGTCTGGATGCTCCTGCGGACAAACCTCACCCCTTCGTCTACTTCATCACCATCGTCAACGAATCCACCGAGCGCGTCAGAATCCTCGGTCGGAAATGGGTGGTGCGTGAGCGCGAAGGCGAGGTCTGCGTGGTGGAAGGTGATGGCGTGGTCGGACAAACTCCCGCACTCGAGCCGGGTGACGATTTTTCCTACAACAGCTACCACGTCATCGGCGATGATGCCGTAGCCAGTGGATCGTTCTTCGGCACCACCGCCGAAGGCAAAAAGGTCCTGGCCAAGGTGCCTGAGTTCAAATTGGAACTCCCCGATTGGGCCTAG
- the def gene encoding peptide deformylase → MILDITQYGDPVLRKKCKPVQVVDETILKLAEDMVETMVDANGVGLAAPQVGEELRMAVVDVSHDPDCVSFLKVNGEDAKMEDIMPLIFINPELELDGPRESDSEGCLSIHDIRANVRRPTIVKAKLELLDGSIMELETDGLFARAIQHEVDHLNGTLFVDRISPAAKVSIKRKLRRLAAHQG, encoded by the coding sequence ATGATTTTAGACATTACCCAATACGGAGACCCTGTGCTTCGCAAGAAATGCAAACCTGTTCAAGTGGTCGATGAGACGATCTTGAAACTGGCCGAAGACATGGTGGAGACCATGGTGGATGCCAATGGCGTCGGTCTGGCCGCCCCTCAGGTGGGCGAGGAACTGCGCATGGCGGTGGTGGATGTTTCTCACGATCCGGACTGCGTTTCCTTCCTCAAGGTGAACGGTGAAGATGCCAAAATGGAGGACATCATGCCGCTGATCTTCATCAACCCGGAGCTGGAACTCGATGGCCCACGCGAAAGCGACAGCGAAGGCTGCCTGAGTATCCATGACATTCGCGCCAACGTGCGCCGCCCAACCATCGTCAAAGCCAAGCTGGAACTGCTCGATGGCAGCATCATGGAGCTGGAAACCGACGGCCTGTTCGCCCGCGCGATTCAACACGAGGTGGACCACCTCAATGGCACCTTGTTTGTCGATCGCATCAGCCCCGCAGCCAAGGTCAGTATCAAACGCAAACTGCGCCGTCTCGCAGCCCATCAAGGCTGA
- a CDS encoding ExbD/TolR family protein, with translation MPIIPLIDILAILLIYFAVEFDPKTKRPVMNIELALVQDSKTTTEVVEPAAVLAISAEGMITLDATRIPDEMLVDYLKVFREKFPSRKLELEPDKGLQLEGFIKIQNALIAAGINPKDVPSRVKLPESTIDTQ, from the coding sequence GTGCCGATCATTCCCTTGATCGACATCTTGGCGATTTTGCTGATCTACTTTGCCGTCGAGTTTGACCCCAAAACCAAACGCCCGGTGATGAATATCGAGCTGGCGCTGGTGCAGGATTCCAAGACCACGACCGAAGTGGTGGAGCCTGCCGCCGTGCTGGCGATCTCCGCCGAGGGCATGATCACTCTCGATGCCACCCGCATTCCCGATGAAATGTTGGTTGACTATCTCAAGGTGTTCCGTGAGAAGTTCCCCAGCCGAAAACTTGAACTTGAGCCCGACAAGGGGCTGCAGTTGGAGGGATTCATTAAAATTCAAAACGCCCTGATCGCCGCAGGAATCAACCCGAAGGACGTGCCGTCACGGGTGAAACTTCCGGAGTCGACCATCGATACCCAATAG
- a CDS encoding MotA/TolQ/ExbB proton channel family protein: MITQILMNNADPQAWETVWNFFKNGGWFMVPILICSVLAVAVVAYKIMTLTKSLIIPSKLVSEVEKIEEHLEKGSLNGLQDQFTAGETSLARLCQVALHNAGRTQGEVQEAVQSAAREEIVKMNTGMPTLEVVITIAPLLGLLGTASGLVIVFASVGQSADHASVGQGIAMALNTTVAGLAVAVPTVIAHSHFNRKIELMAARLEVLMGKVTSACHQHVFFKNR; this comes from the coding sequence ATGATAACGCAAATCCTAATGAACAACGCAGATCCCCAAGCTTGGGAAACCGTGTGGAACTTCTTCAAAAACGGCGGCTGGTTCATGGTGCCGATCCTGATCTGTTCGGTCCTGGCCGTGGCGGTGGTCGCTTATAAAATCATGACCCTCACCAAGTCCCTGATCATTCCCAGCAAGCTGGTCAGTGAGGTGGAGAAAATCGAAGAGCATCTGGAAAAAGGCAGCTTGAATGGTCTGCAGGATCAGTTCACTGCCGGAGAAACCTCTCTGGCCCGCCTGTGCCAAGTGGCGCTGCACAATGCCGGCAGAACGCAGGGCGAGGTGCAGGAGGCTGTGCAGTCGGCCGCTCGCGAGGAAATTGTCAAGATGAACACCGGCATGCCGACACTAGAGGTGGTGATCACCATCGCTCCATTGTTAGGCCTGCTGGGCACCGCCAGTGGATTGGTGATCGTTTTTGCCAGCGTAGGCCAGTCCGCGGATCACGCCAGTGTGGGGCAGGGCATTGCCATGGCGCTGAACACCACGGTGGCCGGCCTCGCCGTGGCCGTTCCCACCGTCATCGCCCACAGCCACTTCAACCGTAAGATTGAGTTGATGGCCGCCCGTCTCGAAGTTCTGATGGGCAAGGTGACTTCCGCCTGCCATCAGCATGTGTTTTTCAAAAACCGCTAA
- a CDS encoding RluA family pseudouridine synthase, with the protein MNIQVEDIEAQRIDQFLTARLTELSRSKIQSLLKSGHILLNGQPAKAKQSVAHGDQISIELPDEKPSEGVLAQDIPLTVLYEDDDIIVIDKAPGMVVHPAAGNDDGTLVNALMHHCQGKLSGLSQKNGDEYEINPQRPGIVHRLDKDTSGCMVAAKTDEAHRHLSAQFASRSNEKRYLAVVQSQPNKSEDTIFTHIGRHPVNRMKMTVVNPGSGKTAITDYRVLHSAENGTSLVLCDLHTGRTHQIRVHMVHLGTPILGDPIYAKPARQPEQPGRLMLHAWQLVIDHPRSGERLAFQAQIPKEYLPWTTAAGLE; encoded by the coding sequence GTGAATATTCAGGTGGAAGACATCGAGGCGCAGCGCATCGACCAATTTTTAACAGCCCGTCTGACGGAGCTGTCGCGCTCGAAAATCCAGTCGCTACTCAAATCCGGTCATATCCTCCTCAATGGCCAGCCGGCCAAGGCGAAGCAGAGCGTGGCTCATGGCGACCAGATCTCGATTGAGCTCCCCGATGAAAAACCCAGCGAAGGCGTGCTCGCCCAAGACATCCCTCTGACCGTGCTCTATGAAGACGACGACATCATCGTCATCGACAAGGCACCCGGCATGGTGGTGCACCCCGCGGCAGGCAACGACGACGGCACCCTAGTCAACGCCCTGATGCACCACTGCCAAGGGAAACTTTCCGGACTGAGTCAAAAAAATGGCGACGAATACGAGATCAACCCTCAGCGACCCGGTATCGTGCACCGACTCGACAAAGACACCTCCGGCTGCATGGTGGCAGCCAAAACCGACGAAGCCCACCGTCACCTCTCCGCGCAATTTGCCTCGCGCAGCAATGAAAAACGATACCTCGCCGTGGTGCAGAGCCAACCGAACAAAAGCGAAGACACCATCTTCACCCACATTGGTCGGCATCCGGTCAACCGCATGAAAATGACGGTGGTCAATCCCGGCAGTGGCAAGACAGCCATCACCGACTACCGCGTGCTGCACAGTGCGGAAAACGGCACCAGTCTCGTGCTCTGCGACCTCCATACCGGACGCACCCACCAGATCAGGGTGCACATGGTCCATCTCGGCACCCCGATTTTAGGCGATCCCATTTATGCCAAACCGGCACGTCAACCGGAGCAGCCGGGTCGATTGATGCTACACGCCTGGCAGCTCGTCATCGATCACCCACGCAGCGGAGAACGGCTTGCTTTCCAGGCGCAGATCCCCAAGGAATATCTCCCGTGGACGACGGCAGCCGGATTAGAATAA